One window from the genome of [Mycobacterium] stephanolepidis encodes:
- a CDS encoding TetR/AcrR family transcriptional regulator, protein MPSPAGRSYSGLPADERLARRRRQLLEVGLDILGAPDGPGDLTLRAVCQRSGLAQRYFYESFADKDDFAVAIFDWAVEGLASTVEAEVAAAPPRLQVRAGITSVVRVINADRRIGQLLYSPSQVNPVLVRKRFEATAMFVSLFAQHLRDWFRRDDQGNLPVLAHFIIGGVGQAVAAWLHQDVAVGEDELIEQLVEMLLAHGPERSAQL, encoded by the coding sequence GTGCCATCCCCCGCCGGTCGCTCCTACAGCGGCCTTCCTGCAGACGAACGCCTGGCCCGGCGTCGACGGCAGCTACTGGAGGTCGGGTTGGACATCCTCGGCGCCCCGGACGGACCCGGCGACCTCACCCTGCGCGCCGTCTGTCAGCGCTCTGGCCTGGCGCAACGTTATTTCTACGAAAGCTTTGCCGACAAGGACGACTTCGCCGTCGCGATCTTCGATTGGGCAGTTGAGGGGCTTGCTTCGACCGTCGAGGCCGAGGTGGCCGCGGCACCACCCCGCCTGCAGGTGCGAGCCGGTATCACCAGCGTGGTGCGCGTCATCAACGCCGACCGGCGCATCGGACAGCTGCTGTACAGCCCCAGCCAGGTCAACCCGGTGCTGGTCCGCAAGAGATTCGAAGCCACCGCGATGTTCGTCTCGCTGTTCGCCCAGCACCTGCGCGACTGGTTCCGGCGGGACGATCAGGGCAATCTGCCCGTACTGGCCCATTTCATCATCGGGGGCGTGGGCCAGGCCGTCGCGGCGTGGCTGCACCAGGACGTAGCAGTCGGCGAGGACGAGTTGATCGAGCAGCTCGTCGAGATGCTGCTCGCCCATGGGCCCGAACGCTCTGCGCAACTCTGA
- a CDS encoding acyl-CoA dehydrogenase family protein, translating to MDLAFSAEEEQFRTEVREFLEENLTEDLRSAGRLQTSVYSDHEASLQWQAILHEKGWAAPAWPVKYGGQPWTVAQHYIFAVESMIAGAPALSPMGIRMVAHAIVKFGTQEQKDFFLPRILTGEVFFCQGYSEPESGSDLASLQMSAVADGDDFILNGSKIWTTHAREANWMFALVRTTKGLKKQLGITFILIDFTSPGIDVKPLVMSSGEEVQNVVFFDNVRVPKANVLGEVDEGWTVAKYLLEFERGGGAVAPMLQVGLDQLSTAAQSVPTENGTLAADPLFRAKLADLAIRVDVLEVLEHRVLAVVAGGGNPGTASSMLKILGTELSQALTTLTLEAAGPRGRVYQPHVTKPGGPVVEYTPPADGYHSGELWQAVAPLHYFNDRAGSIYAGSNEIQRNILAKAQLGL from the coding sequence ATGGACCTGGCCTTCTCGGCAGAGGAAGAACAATTCCGCACGGAGGTTCGGGAGTTCCTGGAAGAGAACCTCACGGAGGACCTGCGTTCGGCCGGGCGTCTGCAAACGAGTGTGTACAGCGACCATGAGGCGAGCCTGCAATGGCAGGCGATCCTGCATGAGAAGGGATGGGCCGCGCCGGCGTGGCCGGTGAAGTACGGTGGGCAGCCCTGGACTGTCGCGCAGCACTACATCTTCGCGGTCGAGTCCATGATTGCCGGGGCGCCCGCCCTGTCGCCCATGGGTATTCGGATGGTTGCGCACGCTATCGTCAAGTTCGGCACCCAGGAGCAGAAAGACTTCTTCCTGCCCCGCATCCTGACCGGCGAGGTGTTTTTCTGCCAGGGATACAGCGAACCGGAATCCGGCTCCGACCTGGCGTCATTGCAGATGTCGGCGGTCGCCGACGGCGATGACTTCATTCTCAATGGTTCTAAGATCTGGACAACCCATGCCCGCGAAGCGAATTGGATGTTCGCCCTCGTTCGTACCACCAAGGGCCTGAAGAAGCAGCTCGGTATCACCTTCATCCTCATCGACTTCACCTCGCCCGGAATCGATGTGAAGCCACTGGTGATGAGCTCGGGAGAGGAGGTGCAGAACGTCGTCTTCTTCGACAACGTGCGAGTGCCCAAAGCGAATGTCCTCGGTGAGGTCGACGAGGGGTGGACTGTCGCGAAGTACCTTCTCGAGTTCGAGCGTGGCGGTGGGGCAGTGGCGCCCATGCTGCAGGTGGGTCTCGATCAGTTGAGCACCGCAGCCCAATCAGTACCCACCGAAAATGGCACCCTGGCAGCAGATCCCCTGTTCCGCGCCAAGCTCGCCGATCTCGCGATTCGTGTCGACGTGTTGGAAGTTCTTGAGCATCGAGTGCTGGCGGTTGTTGCCGGTGGCGGTAACCCCGGCACCGCATCCTCGATGCTGAAAATCCTTGGCACCGAACTTTCTCAAGCATTGACCACGCTCACGCTGGAGGCCGCCGGTCCGCGCGGTCGTGTGTATCAGCCCCATGTCACGAAGCCGGGTGGTCCGGTGGTCGAGTACACCCCGCCCGCCGACGGTTACCACAGCGGTGAGTTGTGGCAGGCGGTGGCACCGCTGCATTACTTCAACGATCGAGCTGGATCAATTTACGCCGGTTCCAACGAGATTCAACGCAACATCCTCGCCAAGGCCCAACTGGGTCTCTGA
- a CDS encoding acyl-CoA dehydrogenase family protein — MDFNLTDEQQLLKNSVSDFLSHRYALDTSRRAARSSVGWQPQVWKSFAEELGILGAPLPEDRGGLGGGAEEVLVIAEVLGQHLVVEPFIGTVVLGGGLLRRSSSDLAAELVGGIAAGDVVTGFAALEPTSGQSFHSVRTTARREGQDWVLDGEKIVVSDAPLATHLIITARTSGADADTAGLTLFAIPFDPVDPPPGVDAHHYRTIDDHHASDLVIAGLRVPDSARISEVDEAWPLIDAALDEATAATVAEAVGMLRKVLADTVEYTKQRQQFGVAISNFQALQHRMVNMHIEVEQAVAASYLASLNLDGARRTRAVSAAKATIARAARLVGQEAVQLHGGMGMTEELAIGHYFKRLTVIESEFGNRDFHTTRYQHARD; from the coding sequence ATGGATTTCAACCTCACCGACGAACAGCAACTCCTCAAGAATTCTGTCTCGGACTTCCTGTCTCACCGCTACGCCCTGGATACCAGTCGACGCGCGGCGCGCTCGAGTGTCGGCTGGCAGCCGCAGGTATGGAAATCCTTCGCCGAGGAGCTCGGCATTCTCGGCGCACCACTGCCCGAGGACCGCGGTGGTCTGGGTGGGGGCGCAGAGGAAGTTCTTGTCATCGCCGAAGTGCTCGGGCAGCATCTGGTGGTCGAGCCATTCATCGGCACCGTGGTTCTCGGCGGCGGGCTGCTACGGCGCTCGAGCAGCGACCTTGCCGCAGAACTCGTCGGCGGTATTGCGGCCGGCGATGTTGTCACCGGATTTGCGGCCCTGGAGCCGACTTCCGGCCAGTCGTTTCATTCCGTGCGGACCACCGCGCGCCGTGAAGGACAGGACTGGGTACTCGACGGCGAGAAGATCGTGGTCAGTGACGCACCGCTCGCCACCCATCTGATTATCACCGCACGGACCTCCGGTGCTGACGCAGACACCGCGGGTCTCACGCTATTCGCGATACCGTTCGATCCCGTTGATCCGCCGCCGGGGGTAGACGCACACCACTACCGGACGATCGATGACCATCACGCCAGCGATCTGGTGATAGCCGGCCTGCGCGTGCCGGATTCGGCGCGTATCTCGGAGGTGGACGAGGCGTGGCCGCTGATCGATGCCGCACTCGACGAGGCCACAGCCGCCACCGTGGCCGAGGCGGTGGGGATGTTGCGCAAGGTCCTAGCCGACACGGTGGAATACACCAAGCAGCGTCAACAGTTTGGCGTAGCCATCTCCAATTTCCAAGCGCTGCAACACCGCATGGTGAATATGCATATCGAGGTCGAGCAGGCGGTCGCGGCCTCCTATCTGGCCTCGCTCAATCTCGACGGCGCGCGCCGCACCCGGGCGGTGTCGGCCGCCAAGGCGACTATCGCGCGTGCGGCCAGGCTGGTGGGGCAGGAGGCCGTTCAGTTGCACGGCGGCATGGGCATGACCGAGGAGCTCGCCATCGGACATTACTTCAAGCGTCTCACCGTGATTGAGTCGGAATTCGGGAACCGAGACTTCCACACCACGCGGTATCAGCACGCGCGCGACTAG
- a CDS encoding DUF1345 domain-containing protein translates to MTGTRRFWIALVVGLAAGILTWTLLQRWQVALLAVVIVAAAISVVWALIVLWPMDPDQTRARASSEDMDDELGDVAMLLVLVASLSAIGILLISANDEDKGIYAGLCIGAILTVWAMLHTIYAARYARIYYQDIPGGIDFNSTVPPRYVDFYYFSFNLGMTYQVSDTAVTESHIRDVVLKHCLFSYVYGTVIIACTINLVINLVG, encoded by the coding sequence ATGACCGGCACCAGACGATTCTGGATCGCACTCGTGGTGGGGTTGGCGGCCGGCATCCTGACGTGGACGCTGTTGCAGCGCTGGCAGGTTGCCCTGCTCGCGGTGGTAATCGTCGCCGCGGCCATCAGTGTCGTATGGGCGCTGATTGTCTTGTGGCCAATGGATCCGGACCAGACACGTGCCCGCGCGAGCAGCGAGGACATGGACGACGAGCTCGGCGATGTGGCAATGCTGCTGGTCCTGGTCGCCAGCCTGTCCGCGATCGGAATACTTCTGATCTCCGCCAATGACGAGGACAAGGGTATTTACGCGGGCCTGTGCATCGGAGCGATCCTGACCGTGTGGGCGATGCTGCACACGATTTACGCCGCTCGATACGCGCGGATCTATTACCAGGACATCCCCGGTGGAATCGACTTCAATTCCACCGTGCCGCCGCGCTACGTCGACTTCTACTACTTCTCCTTCAATCTCGGCATGACGTACCAGGTGTCTGACACCGCCGTCACCGAGTCGCATATCCGCGATGTGGTCTTGAAACACTGTCTATTCAGCTACGTCTACGGCACCGTGATCATTGCGTGCACGATCAATCTGGTGATCAATCTCGTCGGATAG